One stretch of Helicobacteraceae bacterium DNA includes these proteins:
- a CDS encoding HIT family protein, giving the protein MFFNAKNLYIEWHDQAIPWLKIFASEPCKELTDCSEQTLADLWRAVLICERAMREHYKPSKINVASFGNRLPRVHIHIMARFDDDSHFPEPMWGKRQRADRVFDTDRTAFEAKLIDALTRAGF; this is encoded by the coding sequence ATGTTTTTCAATGCTAAAAACCTTTATATCGAGTGGCATGACCAAGCGATCCCATGGCTAAAGATATTTGCCTCCGAGCCTTGCAAAGAGCTAACCGACTGCTCCGAGCAAACGCTCGCCGATCTATGGCGAGCGGTTTTGATTTGCGAAAGAGCGATGCGCGAACATTATAAACCGAGCAAAATTAATGTCGCGTCTTTCGGCAATCGGCTACCTAGAGTTCATATTCATATTATGGCGCGTTTTGACGACGATAGCCATTTTCCCGAACCAATGTGGGGCAAACGCCAAAGAGCTGATCGCGTTTTCGATACGGATCGAACCGCTTTTGAAGCGAAACTGATAGACGCTTTAACAAGAGCGGGCTTTTAG
- the thiE gene encoding thiamine phosphate synthase: protein MKNIETPLRGLYAVSDDMLTPRESVLAQAEAALKGGAKLFQLRDKRHSDEELTPLAGALRRLCERYEAKLIINDRLELAKIADGVHIGASDRALWAARAALGGEAIIGVSCYGDLNRAKTAQNGGANYVSFGACFSSATKPNAAVIDRAIFGEAKKFLRIPVCAIGGVTTENAARLIALGADMLAVVSDLWRAGDPQKQAKAFAALWL from the coding sequence TTGAAAAACATTGAGACTCCTTTACGCGGATTATACGCCGTTAGCGACGATATGTTAACGCCGCGCGAAAGCGTGTTGGCGCAAGCGGAAGCGGCGCTAAAGGGCGGCGCTAAACTTTTTCAGCTACGCGATAAACGCCATAGCGACGAGGAGTTGACGCCGCTTGCGGGCGCTTTGCGGCGGCTGTGCGAACGCTACGAGGCGAAACTCATTATAAACGATCGGCTCGAACTTGCCAAAATCGCGGACGGCGTTCATATAGGCGCGAGCGATCGGGCGCTTTGGGCGGCGAGAGCGGCTTTAGGCGGCGAGGCGATCATAGGCGTCTCTTGTTACGGCGACCTAAATCGCGCGAAAACGGCTCAAAACGGCGGCGCAAACTACGTTTCGTTTGGCGCGTGTTTTAGCTCCGCGACAAAACCGAACGCGGCGGTTATAGATCGCGCTATTTTCGGCGAGGCAAAAAAGTTCCTGCGCATACCTGTCTGCGCGATTGGAGGCGTTACAACCGAAAACGCGGCGCGGTTAATCGCGCTCGGCGCGGATATGTTAGCCGTCGTAAGCGATCTGTGGCGCGCGGGCGATCCGCAAAAACAAGCCAAAGCGTTTGCCGCGTTGTGGCTATAA